The Nitrosopumilus sp. b3 sequence TTAAACAATTATTCTAAATGAATATTTTTGAAGAAATTTAACGAATCAGAAAATTCTTTTTCTGTTATTACTTCATCCCCATACCAGCATAATGCTTTTTTGTACCAATTTGGTAATTGCATTTTTTCAAACATAAAATTATCCTCTGATTTGAAATCTTGACAAAATTCTAAATACTTTGATTTTTCATATGACGCATCTTTTGGAATTTTTAATGGCATACTAGTAGATTCACTAGGAACACCATAAACTAATTTCATCATATAATTTTCATCTTTTTTCCATATGGGTTCTGAAATATCTATGGATGTGTTAAAAGATGCATCAGGCTCAAATGAATGGCCTTTTTGATAAACGAGGTTACCCTCACTATCATATATTAAAATCTCATATTCTGTTTTACCAAAATCTGTATCTACTAGTCCTCCAATAGATAATATTTCATTTTCAAGAATCTTATATGATATATCTAGTGTGGAATAAAATATATCTGGTCTATCTTCGAAAAAGATTTTCCCTGTAAACCAAGGATGTATTTCACAAAAATAATAATATCCTGCAAAACCATTAAAATCTAAAGAAATGGTATAATCCTTTCCGGGAGAAATTGTTTCTGTTGCAAAGTATTCTCCCGAATAATCGGGATGATTGGGTACACCACTAACAATTTTATGAGTAGTGATATCATTATTTTGCCAAGTTATATTGTCTCCTGAAAATATCGGTAGTTCTCTAGGCTGAAACAATTCTTTTTTTTCAAGATCCTCGTAAGGATTTATGAATACAGTCCATGAATTTTCTGCATATGCTGAGAATATGATAACTGGTGTAATCATGAATAATCCTAATGCTCCGATAATCAATTTTTGAATCATCATTTAATCATAAAATGTTTGTAATTTGTAGTATTGTTTGATCAAAATAAACAAAATAAAAAAGTAAAAAACCTGGTTATCTTTTAGGATTAACCAAGATCTACTACCGATGATGATATGTTTGGAACTGTACGCTCAATTGACAGTGGTGCACCAGTTGGAAGAATGACTTCTGCCCTGATTACATCAAGTGATTGTGGTCTCTCTGATTCTGAGAATGCAATTGCTAACATACCGTGTTCTCCTTGATCCAAGATGAAGTTGTCATTTCTATTCACATTGAAATAGAATATCGCTTTTGTGGAATTTGGACTGGTAGCATTTACAGGGTTTGAATCAATATATCCTGCAATAACTGATTGACGCATTGCCTCTGCTAATGTGTCATATGTCCCTGTTGAGATTGCACCTGCATAGATATTTCCATGCTCCACACTGTTACTAAGATAACGTATAGCAGCATTTGCGGGATTTAGGTTAATTGATGATCCTCCTGAGACAATCTTTAGTGGAATTGCTGTTGCATTAAGTTTTCCTGCAGTGATGTGGCCTGAACCAATAATCTTCCCTGCAATCTCTAATGCACTACTTGCTTCATCTGCACTTGAGACTATGGCGTTTTTTGTTTTTTGCGTAGTTGAGAATCCCATGTTAAGTACAACAAATGCTAAGGCTGCTGCTACGATTACAAATGCAATCATGACTAT is a genomic window containing:
- a CDS encoding plastocyanin/azurin family copper-binding protein, which gives rise to MIQKLIIGALGLFMITPVIIFSAYAENSWTVFINPYEDLEKKELFQPRELPIFSGDNITWQNNDITTHKIVSGVPNHPDYSGEYFATETISPGKDYTISLDFNGFAGYYYFCEIHPWFTGKIFFEDRPDIFYSTLDISYKILENEILSIGGLVDTDFGKTEYEILIYDSEGNLVYQKGHSFEPDASFNTSIDISEPIWKKDENYMMKLVYGVPSESTSMPLKIPKDASYEKSKYLEFCQDFKSEDNFMFEKMQLPNWYKKALCWYGDEVITEKEFSDSLNFFKNIHLE
- a CDS encoding archaellin/type IV pilin N-terminal domain-containing protein — encoded protein: MKLQRKGTRHSHRGVIGVESAIVMIAFVIVAAALAFVVLNMGFSTTQKTKNAIVSSADEASSALEIAGKIIGSGHITAGKLNATAIPLKIVSGGSSINLNPANAAIRYLSNSVEHGNIYAGAISTGTYDTLAEAMRQSVIAGYIDSNPVNATSPNSTKAIFYFNVNRNDNFILDQGEHGMLAIAFSESERPQSLDVIRAEVILPTGAPLSIERTVPNISSSVVDLG